A stretch of Mastacembelus armatus chromosome 1, fMasArm1.2, whole genome shotgun sequence DNA encodes these proteins:
- the notum1b gene encoding inactive palmitoleoyl-protein carboxylesterase notum1b isoform X2: MQSRGVVRRSAGLSAVRSCLLLLFIHMSAPVEARRVRGGRAQTRRVQQQQQAPAYRERVEGAESFPLDFTAVEGNMDNFMVQIKNLAQSLYPCSAQKLDQDMKLHFLKNVSVTCNDGSPAGYYIKESKGSKRWLLFLEGGWYCFNRQTCDSRYETMRRLMSSTKWPQTRTGAGILSPQPEENPHWWNANMVFIPYCSSDVWSGATPKTDHSDYAFMGSLIIREVVNELLTKGLSNAKVLLLAGSSAGGTGVLLNVDQVAEQLESQGYSGVQVRGLADSGWFLDNKQYKFTECLDTISCAPTEAIKRGIRYWGGLVPENCRQAHVGEEWNCFFGYKVFPTLKSPVFVVQWLFDEAQLMVDNIHLTGHPVHEGQWRYIQNLGQELRSTLRDVPYWMDIQVKGTSLPRALHCWDRSLHVNGSHQKAPPMRGCPLHLIDSCPWPHCNPSCPTIRDQLTGQEMSVIQFLKHLGFDVQKMAQQQGMDPRKLLGILNNGN; this comes from the exons ATGCAGAGCCGTGGTGTGGTGAGACGCTCGGCAGGTTTGTCCGCGGTGCGctcctgcctgctgctgctcttcatcCACATGAGCGCACCAGTGGAGGCGAGAAGAGTGCGCGGCGGTCGGGCGCAAACTCGGCGggtgcaacagcagcaacaggctCCGGCGTACAGGGAGCGGGTTGAAGGAGCAGAGAGCTTCCCATTAGACTTCACAGCCGTGGAGGGCAACATGGACAACTTCATGGTGCAGATAAAGAACTTAGCGCAATCACTGTACCCGTGCTCTGCGCAGAAACTGGACCAAGATATGAAGCTGCACTTTTTGAAGAATGTATCAGTGACATGCAATGACGGGTCACCTGCGGG GTACTACATCAAGGAATCTAAAGGCAGCAAAAGGTGGCTGCTGTTCCTAGAAG GCGGATGGTACTGTTTCAACAGGCAGACGTGTGACAGCAGATATGAGACAATGAGGAGACTGATGAGCTCCACCAAGTGGCCACAAAccagaacag GAGCAGGAATTTTGTCCCCTCAGCCGGAGGAAAACCCTCACTGGTGGAACGCCAACATGGT gtTCATACCGTACTGCTCTAGTGATGTGTGGAGCGGAGCCACACCGAAGACAGATCACA GTGATTATGCCTTCATGGGCTCTCTGATCATCAGGGAGGTGGTGAACGAGCTACTGACGAAAGGTCTGAGCAACGCCAAGGTTCTTCTTCTCGCAGGAAGCAG TGCGGGCGGTACAGGTGTTTTGCTGAACGTGGACCAGGTCGCCGAGCAGCTGGAGTCCCAGGGCTACAGCGGGGTGCAGGTAAGGGGCCTGGCTGATTCCGGGTGGTTCCTGGACAACAAACAGTACAAATTCACCGAATGCCTGGACACCATAAGCTGCGCCCCCACCGAGGCCATAAAAAGAGGCATCAG GTACTGGGGTGGACTGGTGCCAGAAAACTGCAGGCAGGCTCATGTTGGAGAGGAGTGGAACTGTTTCTTTGGCTATAAAGTCTTCCCCACATTAAAAA GCCCAGTGTTCGTGGTGCAGTGGCTGTTTGATGAGGCCCAGCTGATGGTCGACAACATCCACCTGACAGGACACCCTGTCCACGAGGGCCAGTGGAGGTACATACAGAACCTGGGGCAGGAGCTGAGGAGCACACTGCGTGATGTACC CTACTGGATGGACATTCAAGTGAAAGGCACCTCCCTCCCTAGAGCCCTCCACTGCTGGGACCGCAGCCTCCACGTCAATGGGAGCCACCAAAAGGCCCCACCAATGAGGGGTTGCCCTCTacatttgattgacagctgccCGTGGCCTCATTGTAACCCATCCTGCCCGACTATTCGGGACCAGCTGACAGGACAGGAGATGAGTGTGATCCAGTTCCTGAAGCACTTGGGCTTTGACGTGCAGAAGATGGCTCAGCAGCAGGGCATGGACCCCAGGAAGCTACTGGGCATACTCAATAACGGGAACTGA
- the notum1b gene encoding inactive palmitoleoyl-protein carboxylesterase notum1b isoform X1 codes for MQSRGVVRRSAGLSAVRSCLLLLFIHMSAPVEARRVRGGRAQTRRVQQQQQAPAYRERVEGAESFPLDFTAVEGNMDNFMVQIKNLAQSLYPCSAQKLDQDMKLHFLKNVSVTCNDGSPAGYYIKESKGSKRWLLFLEGGWYCFNRQTCDSRYETMRRLMSSTKWPQTRTGAGILSPQPEENPHWWNANMVFIPYCSSDVWSGATPKTDHSDYAFMGSLIIREVVNELLTKGLSNAKVLLLAGSSAGGTGVLLNVDQVAEQLESQGYSGVQVRGLADSGWFLDNKQYKFTECLDTISCAPTEAIKRGIRYWGGLVPENCRQAHVGEEWNCFFGYKVFPTLKSPVFVVQWLFDEAQLMVDNIHLTGHPVHEGQWRYIQNLGQELRSTLRDVPAMFAPACLSHELITRTYWMDIQVKGTSLPRALHCWDRSLHVNGSHQKAPPMRGCPLHLIDSCPWPHCNPSCPTIRDQLTGQEMSVIQFLKHLGFDVQKMAQQQGMDPRKLLGILNNGN; via the exons ATGCAGAGCCGTGGTGTGGTGAGACGCTCGGCAGGTTTGTCCGCGGTGCGctcctgcctgctgctgctcttcatcCACATGAGCGCACCAGTGGAGGCGAGAAGAGTGCGCGGCGGTCGGGCGCAAACTCGGCGggtgcaacagcagcaacaggctCCGGCGTACAGGGAGCGGGTTGAAGGAGCAGAGAGCTTCCCATTAGACTTCACAGCCGTGGAGGGCAACATGGACAACTTCATGGTGCAGATAAAGAACTTAGCGCAATCACTGTACCCGTGCTCTGCGCAGAAACTGGACCAAGATATGAAGCTGCACTTTTTGAAGAATGTATCAGTGACATGCAATGACGGGTCACCTGCGGG GTACTACATCAAGGAATCTAAAGGCAGCAAAAGGTGGCTGCTGTTCCTAGAAG GCGGATGGTACTGTTTCAACAGGCAGACGTGTGACAGCAGATATGAGACAATGAGGAGACTGATGAGCTCCACCAAGTGGCCACAAAccagaacag GAGCAGGAATTTTGTCCCCTCAGCCGGAGGAAAACCCTCACTGGTGGAACGCCAACATGGT gtTCATACCGTACTGCTCTAGTGATGTGTGGAGCGGAGCCACACCGAAGACAGATCACA GTGATTATGCCTTCATGGGCTCTCTGATCATCAGGGAGGTGGTGAACGAGCTACTGACGAAAGGTCTGAGCAACGCCAAGGTTCTTCTTCTCGCAGGAAGCAG TGCGGGCGGTACAGGTGTTTTGCTGAACGTGGACCAGGTCGCCGAGCAGCTGGAGTCCCAGGGCTACAGCGGGGTGCAGGTAAGGGGCCTGGCTGATTCCGGGTGGTTCCTGGACAACAAACAGTACAAATTCACCGAATGCCTGGACACCATAAGCTGCGCCCCCACCGAGGCCATAAAAAGAGGCATCAG GTACTGGGGTGGACTGGTGCCAGAAAACTGCAGGCAGGCTCATGTTGGAGAGGAGTGGAACTGTTTCTTTGGCTATAAAGTCTTCCCCACATTAAAAA GCCCAGTGTTCGTGGTGCAGTGGCTGTTTGATGAGGCCCAGCTGATGGTCGACAACATCCACCTGACAGGACACCCTGTCCACGAGGGCCAGTGGAGGTACATACAGAACCTGGGGCAGGAGCTGAGGAGCACACTGCGTGATGTACC GGCGATGTTTGCTCCAGCATGTCTGTCTCATGAGCTCATTACCAGAAC CTACTGGATGGACATTCAAGTGAAAGGCACCTCCCTCCCTAGAGCCCTCCACTGCTGGGACCGCAGCCTCCACGTCAATGGGAGCCACCAAAAGGCCCCACCAATGAGGGGTTGCCCTCTacatttgattgacagctgccCGTGGCCTCATTGTAACCCATCCTGCCCGACTATTCGGGACCAGCTGACAGGACAGGAGATGAGTGTGATCCAGTTCCTGAAGCACTTGGGCTTTGACGTGCAGAAGATGGCTCAGCAGCAGGGCATGGACCCCAGGAAGCTACTGGGCATACTCAATAACGGGAACTGA